A genomic stretch from Sinorhizobium terangae includes:
- a CDS encoding transglutaminase family protein, with protein MHLKISHTTEYHYDEPVQYALQRLRLTPTTQVGQTVLNWETRVEGAAVEVAYDDHFGNRTHLVSVEGDRKAIRIVASGEVHTEDRAGVFGPHHSFVPLWLYARETPLSKAGKLIRDLAKSAEGETDLERVHSLMAIIHETVEYKPGDTQTETTAEEALERGKGVCQDHAHILISAARTLGLPARYLSGYLMMEGHPEQTASHAWAEVHIAGLGWVGFDAANKICPDDRYVRIASGLCYRDAAPISGLVHGAASETLKVAVTVEKQGQTQSQRQGEQSQSQSQSQSQSQSQSQ; from the coding sequence ATGCACCTGAAAATCAGCCACACGACCGAATATCACTACGATGAACCGGTGCAATATGCGCTTCAACGGCTGCGACTGACGCCGACGACCCAGGTGGGTCAAACGGTCCTGAACTGGGAGACGCGCGTGGAAGGTGCGGCTGTCGAAGTCGCCTACGACGACCACTTCGGCAATCGCACGCATCTCGTCAGCGTCGAGGGAGACCGCAAGGCCATTCGGATCGTGGCGAGCGGCGAGGTGCACACGGAAGATCGCGCCGGCGTTTTCGGCCCGCACCACTCCTTCGTGCCGCTATGGCTCTATGCGCGCGAGACGCCGCTCAGCAAAGCCGGGAAGCTGATCCGTGATCTTGCGAAATCCGCCGAAGGAGAGACCGATCTCGAGCGCGTGCATTCGCTGATGGCCATCATCCACGAAACGGTCGAATACAAGCCCGGCGACACGCAGACTGAGACCACAGCAGAAGAAGCACTGGAGCGCGGCAAGGGCGTCTGTCAGGATCACGCTCATATCCTGATTTCCGCAGCCCGCACGCTCGGCCTCCCCGCCCGCTATCTTTCCGGCTATCTCATGATGGAAGGCCATCCGGAACAGACGGCGAGTCACGCCTGGGCCGAGGTTCATATCGCGGGCCTCGGCTGGGTCGGCTTCGACGCCGCCAACAAGATCTGCCCGGACGATCGCTATGTCCGCATCGCGTCCGGGCTCTGCTATAGGGATGCCGCTCCGATCTCCGGACTGGTGCATGGCGCGGCGAGCGAGACGCTGAAAGTGGCCGTGACGGTCGAGAAGCAAGGACAGACGCAAAGCCAGAGACAAGGCGAACAGAGCCAGAGCCAGAGCCAGAGCCAAAGTCAGAGCCAGAGCCAAAGTCAGTAA
- a CDS encoding helix-turn-helix transcriptional regulator produces MRPADRLFRIIQLMRASGKAMTAREIAERMEVAPRTIYRDMEHLMASGAPIDGERGVGYLLREAFDAPPLTFTFEQLEAIAFGARAVQMLGDRRLAQAAREAIEKIGQGLPPDHAKRLREAPLRAFRSAMQPDPPPLLGEIRQAIATRRKLHVTYESLAELTSERTIWPLGLSVFGHKWLLTAWCELRQDFRDFRVDRITSLTTEREQYEPTPERSFDAYLTRM; encoded by the coding sequence ATGCGGCCCGCCGATCGGTTGTTTCGCATCATTCAACTCATGCGCGCATCCGGGAAGGCAATGACGGCGCGGGAGATTGCCGAAAGGATGGAAGTCGCGCCACGCACGATCTATCGCGACATGGAGCACCTGATGGCATCGGGAGCGCCGATCGATGGTGAACGCGGCGTGGGTTACCTGCTGCGGGAGGCCTTTGATGCGCCGCCGCTCACCTTCACCTTCGAGCAACTGGAGGCAATCGCATTTGGCGCCCGCGCCGTTCAGATGCTCGGGGATAGGCGGCTGGCGCAAGCTGCGCGCGAGGCGATAGAGAAGATCGGACAAGGGCTGCCGCCGGATCACGCAAAAAGATTGAGAGAGGCACCGTTGAGGGCCTTCCGCTCGGCAATGCAGCCCGATCCGCCTCCGCTGCTCGGCGAAATACGTCAGGCGATTGCGACCAGGCGGAAGCTGCACGTGACGTATGAAAGTCTTGCAGAACTGACGTCCGAGCGTACAATTTGGCCGCTCGGCCTCAGCGTTTTCGGGCACAAATGGCTGCTCACGGCTTGGTGTGAATTGCGTCAGGACTTCCGTGATTTTCGGGTTGACAGGATCACTTCGCTCACGACCGAGCGGGAGCAATACGAACCAACGCCGGAACGCAGCTTCGACGCCTATCTTACCCGAATGTAG
- a CDS encoding GyrI-like domain-containing protein translates to MVIAFEIVERPAQTITGHLWEGTFIEAADGAVRRLIAETQEHRRRAYPDDHSALIGLSWNDRSDGFRYLVGYAGEDDGTFTQPQQVELPAMRLATTIHRPESSDVFADYSKMFDWIAAEGHIIDTTHFHYREEYEAGFVSPAASSLRLMVPIR, encoded by the coding sequence ATGGTGATAGCGTTCGAAATCGTGGAACGCCCGGCCCAAACGATCACGGGTCACCTCTGGGAGGGTACCTTCATCGAAGCGGCCGACGGCGCCGTTCGCCGCCTGATCGCGGAGACGCAGGAACATCGCCGGCGTGCTTATCCTGATGATCATTCGGCGCTAATAGGTCTCTCCTGGAACGATCGGTCTGACGGCTTCCGTTATCTCGTCGGCTATGCGGGCGAAGACGACGGGACCTTCACCCAGCCGCAGCAAGTCGAGTTGCCGGCCATGCGCCTGGCAACGACGATCCATCGTCCCGAGAGCTCGGATGTCTTCGCGGATTACAGCAAGATGTTCGACTGGATCGCCGCTGAGGGGCACATCATCGATACGACCCATTTCCACTATCGCGAGGAATACGAGGCCGGGTTTGTTTCGCCCGCGGCCTCGTCGCTCAGGCTTATGGTTCCGATTCGCTGA
- a CDS encoding circularly permuted type 2 ATP-grasp protein, producing MMNADSSPRQPYSTYNEWYASQDRNRLIAKSKEAENIFRKTGITFAVYGHADSSEKLIPFDLIPRIISGREWRKLAQGIEQRVIALNAFLDDIYHKQEIVRAGRIPRELIEKNDAFLPQMIGLRPPGGVYTHIVGTDIVRTGEDQFYVLEDNARTPSGVSYMLENRETMMQMFPELFHQNRVRPVENYPYLLRQSLASLAPPGCSGKPRIAVLTPGIYNSAFYEHAFLADMMGVELVEGSDLRVIDGKVKMRTTRGYEAIDVLYRRVDDDFLDPLTFRADSALGIPGIMDVYRAGNITIANAPGTGISDDKAIYSYMPEIVEFYTGRKPLLENVPTWRCSEPQSLKYVLEHIEELVIKEVHGSGGYGMLVGPTATRKERAIFAEKLKARPGNYIAQPTLSLSTVPILVNKGIAPRHVDLRPYVLVSDKVQIIPGGLTRVALKAGSLVVNSSQGGGTKDTWVLED from the coding sequence ATGATGAATGCGGACAGCAGTCCGCGCCAGCCATATTCGACCTACAATGAATGGTATGCCAGCCAGGACAGAAATCGCCTCATAGCGAAATCAAAAGAAGCTGAAAACATCTTCCGCAAGACGGGCATTACCTTCGCGGTCTACGGACACGCAGACTCCTCCGAAAAGCTCATCCCCTTCGACCTCATTCCCCGCATCATTTCCGGCCGAGAGTGGCGCAAGCTGGCGCAAGGCATCGAACAGCGGGTCATCGCCCTCAACGCCTTTCTCGACGACATCTACCACAAGCAGGAAATCGTCCGCGCCGGGCGTATTCCGCGCGAACTGATCGAGAAAAACGACGCCTTCCTGCCGCAAATGATCGGCTTAAGGCCGCCGGGCGGCGTCTACACGCATATCGTCGGCACCGACATCGTGCGCACCGGCGAAGACCAGTTCTACGTGCTCGAGGACAACGCCCGCACGCCATCCGGTGTCAGCTACATGCTGGAAAACCGGGAAACCATGATGCAGATGTTCCCGGAGCTTTTTCACCAGAACCGCGTGCGTCCGGTCGAGAACTATCCCTACCTGCTTCGCCAGAGCCTCGCCTCGCTGGCTCCGCCCGGCTGCAGCGGCAAGCCCCGTATCGCCGTGCTAACCCCCGGCATCTACAACTCGGCCTTCTACGAGCACGCCTTCCTCGCCGACATGATGGGCGTCGAGCTGGTGGAGGGCTCGGATCTCCGCGTCATCGACGGCAAGGTGAAGATGCGCACGACGCGCGGCTATGAGGCGATCGACGTGCTCTACCGCCGCGTCGACGACGATTTCCTCGATCCCCTCACCTTCCGCGCCGATTCCGCCCTCGGCATTCCCGGCATCATGGACGTCTACCGGGCCGGCAACATCACCATCGCCAACGCGCCCGGCACCGGCATTTCCGACGACAAGGCGATCTATTCCTATATGCCGGAGATCGTGGAGTTCTACACCGGGCGCAAGCCGTTGCTCGAGAACGTCCCGACCTGGCGCTGCTCGGAACCGCAAAGCCTCAAATACGTGCTCGAACACATCGAGGAGCTAGTGATCAAGGAGGTCCACGGTTCCGGCGGCTACGGCATGCTCGTCGGCCCGACGGCAACCAGGAAGGAGCGGGCCATTTTTGCCGAAAAGCTGAAGGCTCGCCCCGGCAACTACATCGCTCAGCCGACTTTGTCGCTCTCCACTGTTCCGATCCTCGTCAACAAGGGCATCGCTCCTCGCCATGTCGACCTGCGTCCCTACGTCCTCGTCTCCGACAAGGTGCAGATCATTCCCGGCGGCCTGACGCGCGTCGCACTGAAGGCGGGCTCCCTGGTGGTCAATTCAAGCCAGGGCGGCGGCACCAAGGACACCTGGGTACTGGAGGACTGA
- a CDS encoding DNA alkylation repair protein, which produces MAEPLKNLLHPGVVLEIATHLGRSAAAFDRERFIALATHDLDALELMQRSRQICDAFFQTLPEDFPAAAEILQRALPRDDVPGLSGWALLPVNQFIEARGLDHFELSLSLLRRLTPHFTAEFGIRAFIRRDQQRAITTISSWTGDSNHHVRRLASEGTRPRLPWAMRLPELIRDPRPILPIIAALIDDPEDYVRRSVANSLNDIAKDHPDLVAEFVAAHVDGASPERLRLLRHACRTLLKQGHVEALANFGFGTLSGIDASLTLGTPLVRLGEHLRFGLGIRNSDTAVQKVMIDFAVHHQKANGTMSPKVFKWTTMTLKPGAALEIEKSHPIRPITTRRYYAGAHRVVVLINGQPVAGADFELVID; this is translated from the coding sequence ATGGCAGAACCGCTCAAGAACCTGTTGCATCCCGGCGTCGTCCTTGAAATCGCCACGCATCTGGGCCGGAGTGCGGCCGCATTCGACCGCGAGCGCTTCATTGCGCTCGCAACACACGACCTGGATGCGCTCGAACTGATGCAGCGGTCACGACAGATCTGCGACGCCTTCTTTCAAACGCTGCCCGAAGATTTCCCCGCCGCCGCCGAGATACTGCAGCGCGCCCTGCCGAGAGACGACGTACCGGGGCTGAGCGGCTGGGCACTTCTTCCGGTGAACCAGTTCATTGAGGCACGCGGCCTTGACCATTTCGAACTCTCGCTCTCGCTTCTGCGCCGTCTTACACCGCATTTCACTGCGGAATTCGGCATCCGCGCTTTCATCCGTCGAGACCAGCAACGAGCGATCACCACGATTTCCAGTTGGACCGGCGACAGCAACCACCATGTCCGGCGGCTGGCGAGCGAAGGCACGCGCCCGCGCCTGCCTTGGGCCATGCGCCTGCCGGAACTCATCCGCGATCCGCGCCCGATCCTTCCGATAATCGCCGCGCTGATCGACGACCCGGAAGATTACGTGCGCCGCTCCGTCGCCAACAGCCTCAACGACATTGCCAAGGATCATCCCGACCTCGTGGCGGAATTCGTCGCGGCGCATGTCGACGGCGCATCGCCGGAACGCTTGCGGCTGCTCCGCCACGCTTGCCGCACGCTCCTGAAGCAGGGCCATGTGGAGGCACTCGCCAACTTCGGCTTCGGTACATTGTCAGGCATCGATGCCAGCCTGACGTTGGGCACGCCGCTTGTCCGCCTCGGCGAACATCTTCGCTTCGGCCTTGGAATACGGAACTCCGACACGGCCGTGCAAAAAGTCATGATCGACTTCGCCGTGCATCACCAGAAGGCGAACGGCACAATGTCGCCGAAAGTATTCAAGTGGACGACGATGACGCTCAAGCCAGGTGCAGCGCTCGAAATCGAAAAAAGCCACCCGATCCGCCCGATCACGACGCGACGCTACTATGCCGGCGCGCACAGGGTCGTCGTTCTGATCAACGGTCAACCGGTGGCTGGAGCCGATTTCGAGCTCGTGATCGACTGA
- a CDS encoding trimethylamine methyltransferase family protein, with protein sequence MTDNQFRDAAAGETSPLERRRRPGGRAAERSRKPAATKYLNLVNTLATSTVLSEDALEAIHDASLTILEEIGMDIILPEARDRMKAAGADVTPGTDRVRFDRGLIMEMIASAPPSFTMHARNPARNVEIGGNNLVFAQIASAPFVADREGGRRTGNQEDFRKLVKLAQSYDIVHTTGGYPVEPVDLHASIRHLDCLSDMVKLTDKVFHAYSLGRQRNIDGIEIARIGRGIPMEQMEREPSLFTIINTSSPLRLDGPMLQGIIEMSSRNQVVVVTPFTLAGAMAPVTIAGALVQQNAEALCGIAFTQMVRKGAPVMYGGFTSNVDMKTGAPAFGTPEYMKAVIAGGQLARKYNLPYRTSNTNAANTLDAQAAYESALSLWALTQGGGNFVMHAAGWTEGGLTASFEKFILDVDMLQMVAEFLKPLDVSGDALGLDAVRDVGPGGHYFGTLHTLQRYETAFYSPILSDWRNYETWTEAGRPTTYDHANRVFKQKLNEYERPPLDPAIEEELDAFVARRKQEGGVPTDF encoded by the coding sequence ATGACCGACAATCAATTCCGGGACGCTGCGGCAGGCGAAACCTCACCGCTGGAGCGACGCCGCCGACCCGGCGGCCGAGCCGCGGAACGGTCACGAAAGCCGGCGGCCACGAAATACCTCAACCTCGTCAACACGCTGGCCACGTCGACGGTCCTTTCGGAAGACGCGCTCGAAGCGATACATGACGCCTCCCTGACGATCCTCGAAGAAATCGGCATGGACATCATCCTACCGGAGGCGCGCGACCGCATGAAGGCGGCCGGCGCGGACGTAACGCCCGGCACGGATCGCGTCCGCTTCGACCGCGGTCTGATCATGGAGATGATCGCGTCGGCTCCCCCCAGTTTCACAATGCATGCGCGCAACCCAGCGCGAAACGTCGAGATCGGCGGCAACAATCTCGTTTTCGCGCAGATTGCCAGCGCGCCTTTCGTCGCCGACCGAGAGGGCGGCAGGCGCACCGGCAACCAGGAGGATTTCCGCAAACTGGTCAAGCTGGCGCAGTCTTACGACATCGTGCACACCACGGGCGGCTACCCGGTCGAACCGGTCGACCTCCATGCCTCAATCCGTCACCTGGATTGCCTCTCGGACATGGTGAAGCTGACCGACAAGGTGTTTCATGCCTATTCGCTCGGTCGCCAGCGCAACATCGACGGCATCGAAATCGCCCGTATCGGCCGCGGCATCCCGATGGAGCAGATGGAACGGGAGCCGTCGCTCTTCACGATCATCAACACCTCGTCGCCGCTTCGCCTCGACGGCCCGATGCTTCAGGGCATCATCGAAATGTCGTCGCGCAATCAGGTGGTCGTCGTCACGCCCTTCACGCTCGCCGGCGCCATGGCGCCGGTCACCATCGCCGGCGCTCTCGTACAGCAGAACGCCGAGGCGCTTTGCGGCATTGCCTTTACCCAGATGGTGCGCAAGGGCGCTCCGGTCATGTATGGCGGCTTCACCTCGAATGTCGACATGAAGACCGGCGCGCCGGCCTTCGGGACGCCGGAATACATGAAGGCCGTCATCGCCGGCGGCCAGCTTGCGCGCAAGTACAACCTTCCCTACCGCACATCCAACACCAACGCGGCAAACACGCTCGACGCGCAAGCCGCCTATGAGTCGGCACTTTCGCTGTGGGCGCTGACCCAGGGCGGCGGCAATTTCGTGATGCACGCGGCCGGCTGGACCGAGGGCGGCCTGACGGCCTCTTTCGAGAAGTTCATCCTCGATGTCGATATGCTGCAGATGGTGGCCGAATTCCTCAAGCCGCTCGACGTCAGCGGGGATGCGCTCGGTCTCGACGCCGTGCGCGACGTCGGTCCAGGCGGACACTATTTTGGTACGCTGCACACGCTTCAGCGCTACGAAACGGCTTTCTACTCGCCGATCCTTTCCGATTGGCGGAATTACGAGACTTGGACCGAGGCGGGCCGGCCGACCACCTATGATCATGCCAACCGCGTCTTCAAGCAGAAACTCAACGAATATGAGCGCCCGCCGCTCGATCCGGCGATAGAAGAAGAACTCGACGCTTTCGTCGCCAGGCGCAAACAAGAAGGCGGCGTGCCGACGGATTTCTGA
- a CDS encoding DEAD/DEAH box helicase, with translation MSTFKELGLSEQILATLSANGFEKPTPIQAQAIPLVLKGHDLIGLAQTGTGKTAAFGLPMIEKLVADGKRPDPRNIRALVLAPTRELVNQIAANLKLFVKKSPLKIGVVVGGVSINKQTEQLARGVDILVATPGRLLDLVARKAVTLTQARYLVLDEADQMLDLGFIHDLRKISKLVPKNRQTLLFSATMPKLIAELAGEYLTDPVKVAVTPPGKAADKVEQYVHFVPGKDLKTSILKQSLTDNPDGLSLIFSRTKHGAEKLMKHLDHVGFKAASIHGNKSQGQRERALKAFRDGEIRVLVATDVAARGIDIPGVTHVYNYDLPEVPDAYVHRIGRTARNGRDGIAIAFCAPDEIRLLRDIEKLMGINIAVASGEAPADQARPSKGRGGRGNGQHRGNGGGHRQEGRPHRERPAREPAATPSGFAGDDLLRDERRPQKHDRRDQRQPAHGHHDGRSEGNRNHEGRKHHGRPASKHEGRRHGDGPSGDRREGQGARRADNRGRRG, from the coding sequence TTGTCCACTTTTAAAGAGCTCGGTCTTTCCGAGCAGATTCTGGCGACACTCTCGGCCAATGGTTTCGAAAAGCCGACGCCGATCCAGGCGCAGGCCATTCCGCTGGTTTTGAAAGGCCATGATCTCATCGGCCTCGCACAGACGGGCACCGGCAAGACCGCTGCTTTCGGCTTGCCGATGATCGAGAAACTCGTTGCCGACGGTAAACGTCCCGATCCGCGCAACATCCGCGCTCTCGTCCTTGCACCGACCCGCGAACTGGTGAACCAGATCGCCGCCAACTTGAAGCTTTTCGTGAAGAAGAGCCCGCTCAAGATCGGCGTCGTCGTCGGTGGCGTCTCGATCAACAAGCAGACCGAACAGCTCGCCCGTGGCGTCGACATTCTGGTCGCGACCCCTGGCCGTCTCCTCGATCTCGTTGCCCGCAAGGCGGTGACGTTGACCCAGGCTCGCTATCTCGTCCTCGACGAGGCCGACCAGATGCTTGACCTCGGCTTCATCCACGACCTGCGCAAGATCTCGAAGCTGGTGCCGAAGAACCGCCAGACGCTGCTCTTCTCCGCGACCATGCCGAAGTTGATCGCCGAGCTTGCCGGCGAGTACCTGACTGATCCGGTCAAGGTCGCTGTCACGCCTCCGGGCAAGGCCGCCGACAAGGTGGAGCAGTATGTCCACTTCGTTCCCGGCAAGGACCTGAAGACCTCGATCCTCAAGCAGTCGCTCACCGACAACCCCGATGGCCTCTCGCTCATTTTCAGCCGCACCAAGCATGGCGCCGAGAAGCTGATGAAGCATCTGGACCACGTCGGCTTCAAGGCTGCTTCGATCCACGGCAACAAGAGTCAGGGCCAGCGCGAGCGTGCGCTGAAAGCCTTCCGCGACGGTGAAATCCGGGTGCTCGTTGCGACCGATGTCGCCGCCCGCGGCATCGACATTCCAGGCGTCACCCACGTCTACAACTACGATCTGCCGGAAGTACCGGATGCCTATGTCCACCGCATCGGCCGAACGGCCCGCAACGGCCGCGACGGCATCGCCATCGCCTTCTGCGCACCGGACGAAATCCGCCTTCTGCGCGACATCGAGAAGCTGATGGGCATCAACATTGCTGTCGCCAGCGGCGAGGCTCCGGCCGACCAGGCGCGTCCGTCCAAGGGACGCGGCGGGCGCGGCAATGGCCAGCATCGCGGCAACGGCGGTGGGCACCGGCAGGAAGGGCGTCCGCATCGCGAACGTCCGGCACGCGAACCGGCAGCAACGCCGTCAGGCTTTGCCGGCGACGACCTGCTGCGCGACGAACGGCGTCCACAGAAGCACGACCGCCGCGATCAGCGCCAGCCGGCTCACGGCCATCATGACGGCCGGTCGGAAGGCAACCGCAATCACGAGGGCCGCAAGCACCACGGCCGCCCGGCTTCGAAACACGAGGGCCGACGCCACGGCGACGGCCCGTCCGGCGACCGCCGCGAAGGCCAGGGCGCACGTCGCGCCGACAATCGCGGCCGCCGCGGCTGA
- the mnmD gene encoding tRNA (5-methylaminomethyl-2-thiouridine)(34)-methyltransferase MnmD: protein MTATDFHQSHPPSRQSLEWHEGDMPYSREFGDHFYCRTDGRLECGHVFLSGNRLPQRWQAAESFVIGELGFGTGLNFCETWRQWKQTRTAMGRLHFISFERFPMPAADIGRALSHWTEISEEKRAHVASWPEAPEGNVDLEFADGVRLTVVCGPALENLATSVHTFDAWYLDGFAPSRNPDMWSRELMRLVFDKAASGGTFATYAAAGFVRRNLEAAGFIVERLPGFAGKREMLRGDKP from the coding sequence ATGACAGCAACTGATTTCCACCAGAGCCATCCGCCATCGCGGCAAAGCCTTGAATGGCACGAGGGCGATATGCCCTACTCGAGGGAGTTTGGCGATCACTTTTATTGCCGCACGGACGGCCGGCTGGAATGCGGCCATGTCTTCCTCTCCGGCAACAGGCTGCCGCAACGCTGGCAGGCGGCGGAAAGCTTCGTCATAGGCGAGCTCGGTTTCGGCACCGGCCTCAATTTCTGCGAAACGTGGCGGCAATGGAAACAGACGCGAACGGCGATGGGCCGGCTGCACTTCATCTCCTTCGAGCGTTTCCCAATGCCGGCAGCCGACATCGGCCGGGCGCTTTCGCACTGGACGGAAATTTCCGAGGAAAAACGGGCGCATGTTGCGAGCTGGCCGGAAGCACCGGAAGGCAACGTCGATCTCGAATTCGCCGATGGAGTTCGGTTGACGGTGGTGTGCGGGCCTGCGCTTGAGAACCTCGCCACCTCGGTGCATACATTCGACGCCTGGTATCTCGATGGTTTTGCTCCTTCCCGCAACCCGGACATGTGGTCACGGGAACTGATGCGGCTGGTGTTCGACAAGGCGGCGTCCGGCGGCACCTTCGCGACCTATGCCGCCGCCGGCTTCGTCCGACGGAATCTCGAAGCGGCCGGCTTCATCGTCGAGCGGCTCCCAGGTTTCGCCGGCAAACGCGAGATGCTGCGCGGCGACAAGCCCTGA
- a CDS encoding host attachment protein — protein sequence MRNRIWILAADGNTARIFKDVNLLKDGRQQPEVETYEIETKRAQDIMADKPGRSHTSVGYGRSAMEYSSDPVREEQHRFAMEIAGKLDHYALEHAFENLVICAAPKTLGDLRKLLSPQVKERTLAEIDRNCVAAPTDQLIATVRSVVFP from the coding sequence GTGCGGAACCGGATTTGGATACTGGCAGCCGACGGAAACACGGCGCGCATCTTCAAGGACGTCAACCTGCTGAAGGATGGACGCCAGCAACCGGAAGTGGAGACATACGAAATCGAAACCAAGCGTGCTCAAGATATCATGGCCGACAAACCCGGCCGCAGCCATACGTCGGTCGGCTATGGCCGTTCGGCGATGGAATACAGCAGCGATCCGGTTCGCGAGGAGCAGCACCGCTTCGCCATGGAGATTGCCGGGAAACTCGACCACTATGCGCTTGAGCACGCCTTCGAGAACCTTGTGATCTGCGCCGCGCCCAAGACACTGGGCGACCTCAGAAAGCTGCTGTCGCCCCAGGTCAAGGAAAGGACCCTTGCGGAGATCGATCGCAACTGCGTCGCGGCGCCCACGGACCAGTTGATCGCAACGGTCCGCTCCGTGGTGTTTCCGTAG
- a CDS encoding alpha-E domain-containing protein yields the protein MLGRTANGLYWMFRYIERAENSARLIDAGLRMSLTRSEATEDDWDGVLQSAGVRELYDEVHDTLTSSDAIDFLLRDRANPSSVMSCIEAGRHNARMVRTALTRETWEATNECWIEMKAMLAKKARPADLPEIIDTIKRRAGLIRGAFHGTMLRNEIFNFSRIGTFIERADNTARILDVKYYVLLPAVAAVGSSMDNVQWESILRSVSAHRAYGWVYDAELKPANIADFLISNGRMPRSLAYCYEKIVSNLGYLAREYGETHAAHETAEQTLAALRSRSMNDIMDQGLHEYLEEFISDNNRLGQEISDGYRFYH from the coding sequence ATGCTGGGAAGAACTGCGAACGGCCTCTACTGGATGTTCCGCTATATCGAGCGCGCCGAGAACAGCGCCCGCCTGATCGATGCCGGCCTGCGCATGTCGTTGACCCGCAGCGAAGCGACCGAGGACGACTGGGACGGTGTGCTGCAGAGCGCCGGTGTGCGCGAACTCTATGACGAGGTGCACGACACGCTGACGAGCAGCGATGCCATCGACTTCCTGCTTCGCGATCGCGCCAATCCCTCGAGCGTCATGTCCTGCATCGAGGCGGGCCGCCACAATGCCCGCATGGTTCGCACGGCGCTGACGCGCGAGACCTGGGAAGCGACCAACGAATGCTGGATCGAGATGAAGGCGATGCTGGCGAAGAAGGCACGGCCCGCCGACCTGCCCGAGATCATCGACACGATCAAGCGCCGCGCCGGTCTCATCCGCGGCGCTTTCCATGGCACGATGCTGAGGAACGAGATCTTCAACTTTTCGCGCATTGGAACCTTCATCGAGCGGGCGGACAATACGGCGCGCATTCTCGACGTGAAATATTACGTGCTGCTGCCGGCCGTCGCCGCAGTCGGCTCGTCGATGGACAACGTGCAATGGGAATCGATCCTGCGCTCCGTCTCAGCCCATCGCGCCTATGGCTGGGTCTACGACGCCGAGCTCAAGCCGGCGAACATTGCCGACTTCCTGATCTCCAACGGGCGCATGCCGCGATCGCTCGCCTATTGCTACGAAAAGATCGTCAGCAATCTCGGTTATCTCGCGCGTGAATACGGCGAGACACATGCGGCGCACGAGACGGCCGAGCAGACGCTTGCGGCGCTCCGCAGCCGCTCGATGAACGACATCATGGATCAGGGGTTGCACGAATATCTCGAGGAGTTCATCAGCGACAATAACCGTCTGGGCCAGGAAATCTCCGACGGCTATCGGTTCTATCACTGA
- a CDS encoding DMT family transporter — translation MTLARLAPAIFVLLWSTGWVVAKYAAFFADPLTFLVLRYAFAILLFIGFCVVTGARWPRSWTTISHAIVSGMFLHGLYLGAVWWAIGQGVPAAISGIIAGLQPLMTAAVAPFLINENLSRLQQIGLVLGFLGIALAVLPKMVAIDTAAMPIHLLPVVVNVLGMAAVTYGTLYQKRHLQNGDIRAIATLQYAGALIVTVPLAFALEDLHVTWNLQLVGALAWSVLGLSMGAIALLLYLIRRGQVSRAASLIYLVPPLAAVQAALFFGEALTLPMIVGTIIAVAGVYLTNRKAADPAPSGDRASKAVAS, via the coding sequence ATGACGCTTGCCCGTTTGGCTCCGGCCATCTTCGTCCTGCTCTGGTCCACCGGCTGGGTGGTCGCCAAGTATGCGGCCTTTTTCGCCGATCCGCTGACTTTTCTCGTGCTGCGTTATGCCTTCGCGATCCTGCTCTTCATCGGCTTCTGCGTCGTGACGGGCGCTCGCTGGCCGCGCTCCTGGACCACCATCAGTCACGCTATTGTGTCGGGGATGTTCCTCCACGGGCTCTATCTCGGCGCCGTGTGGTGGGCGATCGGGCAGGGGGTGCCGGCAGCGATTTCCGGCATCATCGCCGGACTGCAGCCGCTGATGACCGCGGCCGTCGCACCCTTCTTGATCAATGAAAACCTGAGCCGGCTGCAGCAGATCGGCCTCGTGCTCGGCTTTCTCGGCATCGCGCTCGCGGTGCTGCCGAAGATGGTGGCGATCGATACCGCCGCGATGCCGATCCACCTCCTGCCCGTCGTCGTCAATGTCCTTGGCATGGCGGCCGTCACCTACGGCACGCTCTACCAGAAACGGCACCTCCAGAATGGAGACATCCGTGCGATCGCGACGCTGCAATATGCGGGCGCGCTGATTGTTACGGTTCCCCTCGCGTTCGCGCTTGAGGACCTGCACGTCACCTGGAACCTGCAGCTTGTCGGCGCGCTAGCCTGGTCGGTGCTTGGCCTGTCCATGGGCGCGATCGCGCTGCTGCTCTATCTCATCCGCCGCGGACAGGTCTCGCGCGCTGCCTCGCTGATCTATCTGGTGCCGCCGCTTGCGGCCGTCCAGGCGGCGCTCTTCTTCGGCGAAGCCCTGACGCTACCGATGATCGTCGGCACGATCATCGCGGTGGCCGGCGTCTATCTTACCAACCGAAAGGCCGCTGACCCTGCGCCCTCCGGCGACCGGGCCAGTAAGGCTGTGGCGAGCTGA